One region of Mesobacillus boroniphilus genomic DNA includes:
- a CDS encoding lipid II flippase Amj family protein, giving the protein MELITLNLLFIAFFIFIIHSIETLAYAVRLSGARVKMIASALSLFNIMVIVSRLANMMQQPFTGSLIDNAPIENTLEFVETQFRIVIGASTLGTAFGMILLPTFIALFSRAIVYLSEEKGSVPSFMKRILSIKYIKRGLTHLTLPRFTYLKDTNIKDIPVRLFIVNMFITAIYTIGVLSALFASLLAPERAITSTMASGLINGIATILLVIFIDPKLSVMADDVVNQRGSYNKLKSMSLMMVTSRLFGTLLAQALFIWGAKYIAWFTKFIV; this is encoded by the coding sequence TTGGAATTGATAACTCTTAACCTATTATTTATAGCCTTTTTTATTTTCATCATCCATTCAATTGAAACCCTTGCTTATGCAGTTAGATTGTCAGGAGCTAGAGTTAAAATGATTGCGTCGGCTTTATCGCTTTTTAACATTATGGTCATTGTTTCAAGACTTGCCAATATGATGCAGCAACCGTTCACAGGCAGTCTGATCGATAATGCTCCGATAGAGAATACCTTGGAGTTTGTAGAAACTCAATTTCGCATAGTTATAGGGGCATCAACATTGGGAACGGCTTTCGGAATGATCCTGCTGCCCACATTTATAGCTTTATTTTCGCGAGCAATCGTCTATTTATCAGAAGAGAAAGGATCCGTACCCTCTTTTATGAAACGAATTCTTTCAATAAAATACATCAAGCGCGGGTTAACACATTTGACACTGCCTAGGTTTACTTACTTAAAGGACACAAATATTAAAGATATACCGGTAAGGCTTTTTATTGTGAATATGTTCATCACTGCCATCTACACGATCGGTGTTTTGTCTGCGCTTTTTGCGTCTCTGCTAGCGCCTGAAAGAGCTATAACCTCTACAATGGCTTCAGGCTTGATTAATGGGATTGCAACAATCCTATTGGTTATCTTTATCGATCCCAAGCTATCCGTCATGGCCGACGATGTAGTCAATCAAAGGGGAAGCTACAATAAACTGAAAAGCATGTCTCTCATGATGGTCACTTCCAGATTATTCGGCACGCTCTTAGCACAAGCACTGTTCATTTGGGGTGCAAAGTATATTGCCTGGTTTACGAAGTTCATTGTTTAA
- a CDS encoding ChaB family protein: MPYESLNELPDSVKDNLPHHAQEIFKEAFNSASEQYDEEETAYKVAWSAVKNDYEKNDDGEWVSKEG, translated from the coding sequence ATGCCTTATGAATCATTAAATGAACTGCCAGATTCAGTTAAGGATAATTTGCCGCACCATGCCCAGGAGATTTTTAAGGAGGCGTTCAACTCAGCTTCAGAGCAGTATGATGAAGAAGAAACTGCCTATAAGGTGGCTTGGAGTGCTGTTAAAAATGATTATGAAAAGAATGATGATGGTGAATGGGTAAGTAAAGAAGGTTAA
- a CDS encoding NAD-dependent malic enzyme gives MSNSNVIQTTLRGKELLSNPFLNKGTAFTKKEREELGLEGLLPPQVLTLDEQVRRVYDQYSIRTTNLFKNGLLYDLYNRNVVLFYRLLKDHLSEMLPIVYTPTVGEAIEQYSQVYRRPGGLYLSIDDQEGIETAFKNLGHAKNGIDLIVVTDSESILGIGDQGIGGINISIGKLAVYTAAAGINPSRVLPVVLDVGTNNKALAENPFYIGNEFPRVRGERYDEFIDAFVTAARKFFPDVLLHWEDLGNVNARKIMERYGNQILTFNDDIQGTGAVTLGAVKSALKMTGGALKEQRIVVFGPGAAGIGNADQMVDAMVSEGLSKEEAYDQFWAVDYRGLLTEDHEDVLEFQKPYVRSSEEVEGWERNEEDIIPLLEVVRRVKPTILIGTSGQAGAFSKEIIKEMATHTERPIIMPMSNPTPLAEAVPADLIEWTEGRALVATGSPFEDVEYNEVSYEIGQANNAFIFPGLGLGAIVAKAEIISKGMFTAAANAVSDMCCNDKPGASLLPHIDKLQVVSEKVAIEVIQAAISEGVARADITDVEEAVAEAMWKPEYREIRSVRI, from the coding sequence ATGTCAAATTCAAATGTGATCCAGACGACTCTAAGAGGGAAGGAGCTTCTGTCCAATCCTTTTCTGAATAAAGGTACAGCTTTTACGAAAAAGGAGCGGGAAGAGCTCGGACTTGAAGGTTTATTGCCGCCTCAAGTGCTAACGCTCGATGAACAAGTGAGAAGGGTTTATGACCAATATTCTATCCGCACTACCAATTTGTTCAAGAATGGTCTTCTGTATGACTTGTATAACCGCAATGTTGTGCTGTTTTATCGGCTGCTTAAGGATCATTTGAGTGAAATGCTTCCTATCGTCTATACTCCAACGGTTGGGGAGGCCATCGAGCAATATTCTCAGGTTTATCGTCGGCCTGGCGGACTGTATTTATCCATCGATGACCAGGAGGGGATTGAAACGGCATTTAAAAACCTTGGGCATGCTAAAAACGGGATCGATTTGATTGTCGTTACCGATTCGGAAAGCATCCTCGGCATCGGGGACCAGGGAATTGGGGGCATCAATATTTCAATTGGTAAGCTTGCCGTTTATACAGCTGCTGCAGGCATTAATCCGAGCAGGGTCCTGCCAGTGGTGCTGGATGTTGGAACGAACAACAAGGCTTTGGCCGAAAATCCGTTTTATATTGGAAATGAATTCCCGCGGGTCCGTGGTGAGCGTTATGACGAGTTCATAGATGCGTTCGTCACTGCCGCACGTAAATTTTTCCCGGATGTCCTGCTGCACTGGGAAGACCTAGGTAATGTCAATGCCCGGAAGATCATGGAGAGGTATGGTAATCAGATTCTTACTTTTAATGATGATATTCAGGGGACGGGCGCTGTCACACTTGGGGCTGTTAAGTCTGCCCTGAAAATGACAGGCGGAGCTTTGAAGGAGCAACGGATTGTTGTCTTTGGCCCTGGAGCTGCAGGCATTGGAAACGCCGATCAGATGGTGGATGCCATGGTTTCTGAAGGATTATCAAAAGAAGAAGCCTATGACCAGTTCTGGGCGGTTGATTACAGGGGTCTTTTAACAGAAGACCACGAAGATGTTCTTGAATTCCAAAAACCATATGTCCGCAGTTCTGAGGAAGTGGAAGGCTGGGAACGGAATGAAGAGGACATTATTCCCTTGTTGGAAGTAGTCAGAAGGGTGAAACCGACGATACTTATCGGTACATCGGGACAAGCCGGAGCCTTCTCGAAGGAAATTATTAAAGAGATGGCAACGCATACAGAGCGCCCGATCATCATGCCCATGTCCAATCCGACACCACTGGCAGAGGCCGTCCCGGCTGATTTGATTGAATGGACAGAAGGGAGGGCCCTGGTGGCAACGGGGAGCCCGTTTGAGGATGTTGAATACAATGAAGTTTCCTATGAGATCGGCCAGGCCAACAATGCCTTTATTTTCCCGGGTCTTGGGCTTGGCGCCATCGTGGCAAAAGCAGAAATCATCTCAAAAGGAATGTTCACCGCAGCCGCAAATGCTGTTTCTGATATGTGCTGCAATGATAAGCCTGGCGCATCTCTCCTGCCCCACATCGACAAGTTGCAGGTAGTATCTGAAAAAGTCGCAATTGAAGTCATTCAGGCTGCCATTTCTGAAGGTGTTGCCAGGGCAGATATTACTGATGTTGAGGAGGCAGTGGCAGAGGCAATGTGGAAGCCGGAGTATAGGGAGATTAGAAGTGTAAGAATCTGA
- the cspC gene encoding cold shock protein CspC yields the protein MEQGTVKWFNAEKGFGFIERENGDDVFVHFSAIQSEGFKSLDEGQKVTFDVEQGARGAQAANVQKA from the coding sequence ATGGAACAAGGTACAGTTAAATGGTTTAATGCAGAAAAAGGCTTCGGCTTCATCGAACGTGAAAATGGAGACGACGTATTCGTACACTTCTCTGCTATCCAAAGTGAGGGTTTCAAATCTTTAGACGAAGGTCAAAAAGTAACGTTTGACGTTGAGCAAGGTGCTCGTGGAGCTCAAGCTGCTAACGTTCAAAAGGCTTAA
- a CDS encoding peptide-methionine (S)-S-oxide reductase: protein MEIVYFAGGCLWGVQAFVKTLPGVKFTEAGRANGTSQTLDGDYDGYAECVKTGFDPKVVTIMELMGYFFEIIDPYSLNKQGQDVGKKYRTGVYSEKPEHLIEAKAFLSERNDYDLIVVEVLPLTNYVRSAEEHQDRLARCPNDYCHIPEEILSKYK, encoded by the coding sequence ATGGAAATAGTATATTTTGCAGGTGGATGTTTATGGGGAGTACAAGCTTTTGTAAAAACCTTACCTGGAGTTAAGTTTACAGAAGCGGGAAGAGCTAATGGAACAAGTCAAACACTTGATGGGGATTATGATGGCTACGCCGAATGTGTAAAAACAGGATTTGATCCAAAGGTTGTAACGATCATGGAATTAATGGGATATTTTTTTGAAATTATAGATCCGTACAGTTTGAATAAACAAGGACAGGATGTTGGCAAGAAATACAGAACTGGAGTATATAGTGAAAAACCTGAACACTTAATAGAGGCGAAGGCGTTTCTTAGTGAGAGAAATGATTATGACCTAATAGTTGTTGAAGTATTACCTCTTACAAACTATGTGAGAAGTGCAGAAGAACATCAAGATAGGTTAGCTAGATGTCCAAATGATTATTGTCATATTCCAGAAGAAATATTAAGTAAATATAAGTAA
- a CDS encoding WapI family immunity protein: MKEFTIAGKQGFVRIELNEVFGFPDQTSYLGGYDVHGKIELKSGNYFVKDADLWFSTGQVYKFFLELQKCYNDLQGSAIFSDSENALKINLNFNKLGQISIEGYFQEIPSEENTLQFEFESEQSYLGATLQQLNSIFEQYGGLKGKS, translated from the coding sequence GTGAAAGAATTTACGATTGCTGGTAAACAGGGGTTTGTACGCATTGAATTAAATGAAGTCTTTGGTTTCCCTGATCAAACAAGTTATTTGGGTGGGTATGATGTCCATGGGAAGATCGAATTGAAGAGTGGCAACTATTTTGTAAAAGATGCTGATCTATGGTTTTCAACAGGACAGGTTTATAAGTTCTTTTTAGAGTTGCAAAAATGTTATAACGATTTACAAGGCAGTGCTATATTTTCAGATTCTGAGAATGCTCTTAAAATTAACCTTAACTTTAACAAACTTGGACAGATAAGTATTGAGGGATATTTTCAGGAAATACCATCCGAGGAAAATACACTTCAATTTGAATTTGAAAGTGAACAGAGTTATTTGGGAGCTACCCTACAACAATTAAATTCTATCTTCGAGCAATATGGTGGGTTAAAGGGTAAAAGTTAG
- a CDS encoding GNAT family N-acetyltransferase, whose protein sequence is MIIRAIRISDTEKFLNLCKKLDTESNFMMLEPEERTTTFDKQYEYIKNIIEDDLSIILVCEIEGNIVGYLSAIRESFNRVRHSAYIVTGILKEFTGRGIGTKFFHELEQWSHANNIHRLELTVMCHNEAGLALYKKMGFEIEGTKKHSLIVENQYIDEYYMAKLI, encoded by the coding sequence TTGATAATTAGAGCTATAAGAATATCTGACACGGAGAAATTTCTTAACCTTTGCAAAAAGTTGGATACCGAATCCAACTTTATGATGCTCGAGCCAGAAGAGCGAACAACCACTTTTGATAAACAGTATGAGTACATAAAAAATATTATTGAAGACGATTTATCAATAATCCTAGTATGCGAAATAGAAGGAAATATTGTTGGTTACCTCTCCGCTATAAGAGAAAGCTTTAATAGGGTACGTCACAGTGCATATATTGTTACTGGAATTCTCAAAGAATTCACAGGTCGAGGGATTGGAACAAAATTTTTTCATGAACTCGAACAATGGTCCCACGCCAACAACATACATCGACTTGAACTTACTGTGATGTGTCATAATGAAGCAGGTTTAGCCCTTTATAAAAAAATGGGATTCGAAATAGAAGGGACTAAAAAGCACTCCCTCATTGTTGAAAATCAATATATCGATGAGTATTATATGGCTAAGCTAATCTAA
- a CDS encoding DMT family transporter — protein MIQRLGNAPYLLLVGAAFFWGGNAVAGKFLAGSLPPVTISFTRLGIGVLIMSPVIIKLFKHEREALKEHFKLLLFLAVTGVIGFNLLIYWALNYTTAINATLLNSTSPLFIFLLSALLIGEKMALKYWVSMAISVIGVLFVITQGSFERVLDLQFNIGDLIMVLAVISWALYSIYIKKISGKLPSLAVFGYTLAIGFIVMIPAVAIELSIVPIGEVKLADLSALLYIGIFPSICSFLLWNRAVAMIGPSKASISLNLIPVFGAIAAFFILGEVITIPQIIGGCLVFIGVFITSLTKKKSVQLAEEA, from the coding sequence ATGATCCAGAGGCTTGGGAATGCACCGTACTTACTTTTAGTTGGAGCTGCTTTTTTCTGGGGTGGCAATGCGGTTGCTGGCAAGTTTCTTGCTGGTTCGCTGCCGCCGGTGACGATTTCCTTCACCCGTTTGGGGATAGGTGTTCTGATCATGTCCCCGGTTATTATCAAGCTGTTCAAACATGAAAGGGAAGCATTAAAAGAGCATTTCAAGCTGCTTTTATTCTTGGCTGTAACCGGGGTGATTGGTTTTAATCTGCTGATTTATTGGGCGCTCAATTACACGACGGCAATTAACGCGACGCTTTTGAACAGCACTAGTCCATTATTCATTTTCCTTTTGTCGGCGCTATTGATTGGTGAAAAGATGGCATTAAAGTACTGGGTGTCCATGGCGATATCGGTGATTGGGGTGCTTTTTGTTATCACACAGGGTTCGTTTGAAAGAGTGCTTGATTTGCAGTTTAATATCGGTGACTTGATCATGGTGCTGGCAGTAATTTCATGGGCTTTATACTCGATTTATATTAAGAAGATTTCCGGGAAGCTGCCTTCGCTGGCGGTTTTCGGTTACACGCTCGCAATTGGTTTTATCGTGATGATACCTGCGGTCGCAATCGAGTTGTCGATTGTCCCAATCGGTGAGGTGAAACTTGCTGATTTAAGTGCTCTTTTATATATTGGAATCTTTCCATCAATCTGTTCTTTTTTATTGTGGAATCGTGCGGTTGCCATGATTGGGCCATCGAAAGCATCAATTTCTCTAAACCTTATCCCAGTTTTTGGTGCAATTGCAGCGTTTTTTATCCTTGGTGAGGTGATTACCATTCCGCAAATCATTGGCGGGTGCCTGGTTTTTATCGGGGTGTTCATTACTTCTTTAACGAAAAAGAAATCGGTACAATTAGCAGAAGAGGCATAG
- a CDS encoding M14 family zinc carboxypeptidase, with amino-acid sequence MVKRLMKIVMAALIFILAFGSTSFAALQPGGPSTNGNTNINSTLSYADVVKILEDIERSSKVKVEVSTLDEYGKSEQGRSIYVAKVGTGPQKIWIQAQIHGNEKLVTEAALQLLKMYANSGEKDVERVLEEATLYFIPMYNPDGAEMNIRHTRLSDSGKLIDLNRDWTAKGFEAVESKVVYAYWADVNPDFAIDLHHQGLKQVYGTNESTSFSLGISLAPDGPTLPSTGYNEITKQMMAYVYDEMKDYGYTHIDRYQVGVNREEEFGYDIDIRGGVVSAMMMGLNYNNLNPEGHSHPAVFFETKGNSTEGSLGQKSNGYLTKQNYLALKSLVHGYVTGEVGNVNPDDWYNIPHYPLAGYLTDYNGIVPVGSDSGY; translated from the coding sequence TTGGTAAAAAGATTAATGAAAATCGTAATGGCTGCCTTGATCTTCATACTTGCATTTGGCTCGACATCATTTGCAGCACTCCAGCCAGGAGGGCCATCCACGAATGGCAATACAAATATTAACAGTACCCTCTCTTACGCAGACGTTGTCAAGATCCTTGAAGACATCGAGAGAAGTAGCAAAGTAAAGGTTGAGGTATCAACACTTGATGAATATGGAAAGTCAGAACAGGGCAGAAGCATTTATGTCGCAAAAGTGGGAACAGGCCCACAAAAAATTTGGATTCAGGCCCAAATACACGGAAACGAGAAATTGGTTACCGAAGCAGCACTCCAGCTTTTAAAAATGTATGCGAATAGCGGCGAGAAAGATGTGGAGAGAGTTCTTGAAGAAGCAACACTCTATTTCATCCCAATGTACAATCCGGATGGAGCAGAAATGAACATTCGACATACCAGGCTTTCTGATAGCGGTAAATTAATTGACTTAAACCGTGATTGGACTGCTAAAGGTTTTGAAGCTGTTGAATCTAAGGTAGTCTATGCATACTGGGCGGACGTGAACCCAGATTTCGCAATCGACCTTCACCATCAAGGACTTAAGCAAGTCTATGGAACAAATGAATCTACTTCTTTTTCACTTGGAATCTCACTTGCTCCGGATGGGCCAACCCTGCCTAGTACCGGCTATAATGAGATCACCAAGCAGATGATGGCTTATGTCTATGATGAGATGAAGGATTATGGCTATACACATATTGACCGTTACCAGGTCGGCGTAAATAGAGAAGAAGAATTTGGCTACGATATCGATATCAGGGGTGGTGTTGTTTCGGCCATGATGATGGGGCTGAACTACAACAATCTGAATCCTGAAGGGCATAGCCATCCAGCAGTATTCTTTGAAACAAAAGGAAATTCTACTGAAGGAAGCCTTGGCCAAAAATCAAATGGCTACCTGACAAAGCAGAATTATCTTGCGTTGAAGTCGTTGGTACACGGTTATGTAACTGGTGAAGTGGGAAATGTGAACCCAGATGACTGGTATAACATCCCGCATTACCCTCTGGCAGGGTACTTGACTGATTACAATGGGATTGTACCTGTAGGATCAGACAGCGGTTACTAA
- a CDS encoding VanW family protein: MENLKPIKRSPMRIYLGKKYYRSKRYFDWFFGNRRFSLKKEDIPMRHLVFTHQTLLLRELKDVDMWLQHNKVKNLKIATQNLNKVIIRPGETFSYWRLLGNTTKSKGYVDGMILHYGKVTTGVGGGLCQLSNLIYWMTLHTPLTITERYRHSYDVFPDSKRSQPFGSGATCAYNYLDLQIKNETNKTYQLVVYLNDTHLVGEWRSESPPIHTYEVYEREHLITREYWGGYVRHNRIHRKIFNNDKIQIDDEFITENHAIMMYEPLLEQQTEKEKVFS; this comes from the coding sequence ATGGAAAATTTGAAGCCTATTAAAAGAAGCCCTATGAGGATTTATCTTGGGAAAAAATATTATCGTTCAAAAAGGTATTTTGATTGGTTCTTTGGGAATAGGAGATTTTCTTTGAAAAAAGAAGATATTCCGATGAGACATTTGGTATTTACCCATCAAACTTTACTACTTCGAGAATTGAAAGACGTTGACATGTGGTTACAGCATAATAAGGTGAAGAATCTTAAAATCGCCACCCAAAATCTAAATAAAGTAATAATCAGGCCTGGAGAAACCTTCTCTTATTGGCGGTTGCTTGGAAATACCACAAAGAGCAAAGGGTATGTAGACGGTATGATCCTCCATTATGGGAAGGTTACAACAGGCGTAGGTGGGGGCTTATGTCAACTATCGAACTTGATTTATTGGATGACTTTACACACTCCATTAACCATTACTGAAAGATATCGACATAGCTATGATGTTTTTCCGGATTCCAAAAGAAGTCAGCCCTTTGGCAGTGGAGCCACTTGTGCTTATAATTATCTAGACTTACAAATTAAAAATGAAACGAATAAAACTTATCAATTAGTTGTTTATTTAAATGATACTCATTTAGTTGGTGAATGGAGGTCCGAATCCCCGCCAATCCATACTTATGAAGTTTATGAACGTGAACATTTAATCACTCGAGAGTATTGGGGAGGATATGTAAGGCATAATCGAATTCACCGAAAAATATTTAACAATGATAAAATACAAATTGATGATGAGTTCATTACTGAAAATCACGCTATTATGATGTATGAACCTTTGCTGGAGCAACAAACTGAGAAAGAGAAAGTGTTTAGTTAA
- a CDS encoding proline iminopeptidase-family hydrolase produces the protein MYKEGFVPVTGGRVWYEIYNKDAEGTPVVILHGGPGSSTYSLKGLKALGKDRPVVMYDQLGCGKSDRPDDLTLWNIDRFVEELGQVREALELDEVHILGHSWGTTLAAAYALTKPDGVKSVIFSSPCLSAPMWEEDQKRNIAKLPAEVQETILRCEESGETDSEEFKAAIKEFNKEFVFRGEPDLEWLKAGAGMKNPVVYETMWGPSEFTVKGNLKTFDCTPQLGEIECPTLYTCGRFDEATPESTEYYARLTPRSELHVFEKSAHMPYMEEPDEYLQVIGDFLQKVNR, from the coding sequence ATGTACAAAGAAGGGTTTGTGCCGGTTACCGGCGGGAGAGTCTGGTATGAAATTTACAATAAGGATGCAGAAGGGACTCCTGTCGTTATTTTACATGGAGGGCCTGGGTCTTCAACTTATTCATTGAAAGGGTTGAAGGCGCTTGGCAAGGATCGCCCGGTTGTCATGTATGATCAGCTTGGCTGCGGGAAATCTGACCGTCCGGATGATCTCACGCTTTGGAATATCGACCGTTTTGTTGAGGAGCTTGGCCAGGTTAGGGAGGCGTTAGAACTTGATGAGGTACATATTCTTGGCCATTCATGGGGGACTACTCTTGCGGCAGCCTATGCGCTGACAAAGCCAGATGGTGTCAAGAGCGTGATTTTTTCAAGTCCGTGTTTGAGTGCGCCGATGTGGGAAGAGGATCAGAAGCGGAATATTGCCAAGCTTCCCGCCGAGGTGCAGGAGACGATATTGCGCTGCGAGGAAAGCGGAGAGACGGATTCCGAAGAATTCAAGGCAGCGATCAAGGAGTTCAACAAGGAGTTTGTTTTCCGAGGGGAGCCAGATTTGGAATGGTTGAAGGCTGGAGCCGGTATGAAGAACCCTGTTGTTTATGAAACGATGTGGGGACCTTCTGAATTTACGGTGAAGGGAAATCTTAAGACTTTCGATTGCACACCGCAGCTGGGTGAGATTGAGTGCCCGACGCTTTATACTTGTGGCCGGTTTGATGAGGCGACACCTGAATCGACTGAGTATTATGCTAGGTTGACGCCACGATCTGAGCTTCATGTTTTTGAAAAAAGTGCTCATATGCCGTATATGGAAGAACCGGATGAGTATCTTCAGGTGATTGGCGACTTTCTTCAAAAAGTCAATCGTTAG